The Pseudomonas sp. TH06 genome contains the following window.
TCCGCAATATTGAAATCTGCGGGTGCCTGCCCGGTCAGCACGGCGATGGCATTCTCGAATTGCGCCCGCTGCCAGATCAGATCGACCAGATCAGCCTGGGTGCTTTTCAGTTGTGTCTGCGCCTGAGCGACTGCGTCACGCCCGGAAACCCCGGCACGGTACTGGTTCTGGGTCATTTTCAGCGATTTTTCGTAAGCCGCCACCGTCGACTCAAGCAGACGCTTTTGCTGATCGATCACCCGTAATTGCAGGTAGTTCTGCACCAGTTCCGACTGTTGGCTCAGGCGCATCGCCGCCAGATCGGCAAAACTCGCCTGCGCGCTGGCCTTGTCGGCTTCAAGTCCACGACGCAGCTTGCCCCAGATGTCGGCTTCCCAACTGACACCCAACTCGGCGTTGTAAGTGTCGCGGATACCGCTGGAGGAACTGCTCAGGCTCGAACTGCTGCTGCCGGTGCCCTGACTTGAGCGGGTTTTGCCCAGACTCAGATCGACATTCGGATAAAACGCCCCACGTGCGCTGCGCACCAACGCCTGGGCTTGCCGGTATTGAGCTTCCGATTGCGCGACCGTCTGGTTGGAACTGTTGAGTTTCTCGACCAGGCCGTTGAGCTGCTGATCGCCATACAGTTCCCACCAGGCGCCACGGGCCAGCGAATCGCTCGGATTGGCTTGACGCCAGCCTTCGGCTTCCTTGTATTGAACGATTTCTGCGGTCTGCGGGCGCTGGTAATCCGGGCCGACAGCGCAGGCACTCAGCATCGCCACGCACAGCGACAGGCTCAACAGACGCGAGCCGCGAACGGTGGCCAGTTGGATAAGCGATTGGTCAGTCATAGCGGAGTTTCCAGAGCGGCATCAGTACGCACGCCACGCCATTTGTTGAAGCGATGGCGCAGCTTGTCGAGATAGAGGTAAACCACCGGGGTGGTGTAAAGCGTCAGCACCTGGCTGAAAATCAGTCCGCCGATGATGGTCAAGCCCAATGGCTGGCGCATTTCCGCGCCTTCGGCACGGCTGAGCAGCAGCGGCAAGGCACCGAGAATCGCCGCCAGCGTCGTCATCAGAATCGGTCGCAGACGTTGCAGGCAAGCACTGCGGATCGATTCCAGCGGCGTCATGCCGTGATGCCGCTCCAGTTGCAGTGCAAGATCGATCATCAGGATCGCGTTTTTCTTCACCACGCCGATCAGCAGGAACAACCCGAGCAACGAGATCAGGCTGAACTCGCCGCCCAGTGCATAGATCGATAGCAATGCGCCGACCCCGGCCGAAGGCAGCGTCGACAGAATCGTCAGCGGGTGAATGTAGCTCTCATACAGCACACCGAGGACCAGATACACCGCCAGCAACGCGCCGAGGATCATGAACGGCTGGCTCTTCTGGGTGGCGGCAAAGGCGTCGGCGGTACCGGCCATTTTCGCGATCACATCCTCCGGCAAGCCGAGCTTGGCAATCGCCCGCTCGATGGCGGCGCTGCCCTGCTCCACCGTCACGCCTTCGGCCATGTCGAAGGAAATGTCCTCGGAGGCAAACTGGCCTTCGTGGCTGACCCGGTCGTCTTCCAGACTGCTCTCGTAGTGAGCGATGGTCGACAGCGGAATCCGCGCACCGTCAGCCGTGATCACCTGCACCTGCTTGAGCGTCACCGGGTCCTGGGCGTATTTCGGATTGACCTCCATCACCACTTGATACTGGTTGAGGCTGTCGTAGATCGTCGAAATCTGCCGCTGGCTGTAAGCGTTGTTCAGCACCGCCGTGACCATGTTCATGTCGACGCCCAGGCGTTTGGCCTGATCACGGTCGACAATCAACGTCACTTGCTGCGCGCCCTTGCCTTCGCGGGCATCAATCGCGGTCAGTTCCGGTAAGGCTCGCAATGCCGCGACGACCTTTGGATACCACTTGCGCAACTCACCCAGATCACCGCTTTGCAGGATGTAGCTGTACTGCGAAGTGGTCTGTTCCCGGCCTCCGCCGAATTGCAGGTCCTGATCCGCCATCAGCATCAGTTGCGCACCGGCTACCTTGGGCATTTCCTTGCGCAGGCGTTCGATGACTTTCTGCGCCGACAACTGGCGCTCCTTGATCGGCTTCAGACGTACCAGCATGAACGCGTTGTTGGTGCCGTTGGTGCCACCGATGAACCCGGCGACACTCTCTACCGCTTCGTCCTTGAGCACGGCGCGGCGGAAGGTTTCCATTTTCGGCTGCATCACGCTGAACGACAGCCCGTCGTCGCCACGCACAAAACCGATCAACTGCCCGGTGTCCTGCTGCGGCATGAAGGTTTTAGGAACCACCACATATAGCGCCACATTGACGCCAACGGTGATGATCAGGCTGAGCAGCGTCAGGCGTCGATGGCGAAGCACCCAATCAAGGCTGGTGGCATATTTGCCGACCATCCAGTCGTTGGTCTGGCGACTCCAGCGTTGCAAACGGTTTTCCTGGCCCGGGGTGTGCGGCTTGAGCCAGCGGGCGCAGAGCATTGGTGTGAGCGTCAGGGACACCACCAGCGATACCACGATGGCTGCGGCCAAGGTGATGGAAAACTCGCGGAACAGGCTCTCGACAATCCCGCCCATGAACAGAATCGACAGGAACACCGCGACCAGCGAAACGTTCATCGACAGAAGCGTGAAGCCGACTTCCTTGGCGCCGAGGTAGGCGGCCTGCATCGGTTTGACGCCTTCGTCGATGTGCCGGGAAATGTTTTCCAGCACCACAATGGCGTCGTCCACCACCAGGCCAGTGGCAAGAATCAGCGCCATCAGCGACAGGTTGTTCAGCGAAAAACCATACAGGTACATCACCGCGAAGGTACCGACCAGCGACACCGGCACCGCCAACGTCGGAATCAGCGAAGCGCGGAAGTTACCGAGAAACAGGAACACCACCAGAATCACCAGTGCCACGGCGATCAGCAAGGTCATTTCGGCTTCGTGCAATGTCGCCTTGATCACCGGCGAGCGGTCCATCGCCAGATTCAGCTTGACGCTGGCCGGCAGCACCGCTTGCAACGCGGGGAGCTGCGCCTTGATCTCGTTGACCGTCTCGATGATGTTGGCGCCGGCCTGGCGGTTGATCACCAGCAGCACCGCCGCGTCATCGTTGAAGAAACCGCTGTTGTAACGGTCTTCGACGCCATCGCTGACTTTGGCCACATCCTTGAGGCGCAACGCGGCACCGTCGGCGTAATGGATGATCAGCGATTCGTAATCCTTGGCTTTTTCCAGTTGGTCGTTGGCCTGAATCTGCCACAACCGTTGACCGTCCTCGACCGAGCCCTTGGGCCGGCGCACGTTGGCGTCGGCGATGGTCTTGCGTACATCGTCGAGCGCCACGCCGTACTGGTTCAGTGCCTGCGGTTCGAGTTCGATGCGCACCGCCGGCAAGGAGCTGCCGCCGATCTGCACTTCACCGACGCCCTGAACCTGCGACAGGCTCTGCGAAAGAATGGTCGACGCCAAGTCGTAGAGCTGGCCTTTTTCCAGCACGTCCGAGGTCAACGACAGCACCATGATCGGTGCCTGCGACGGGTTGACCTTCTTGTAGGTCGGCATGCTGCGCATCCCGCTCGGCAGCAGATTGCGCGAAGCGTTGATCGCTGCCTGCACTTCCCGCGCCGCGCCATTGATGTCGCGGTCGAGGTCAAATTGCAGAATGACCCGGGTCGATCCCTGACTGGATCGACTGCTCATGGTGTTGACGCCGGCGATGGCGCCGAACGAACGTTCCAGCGGCGTGGCCACGGTGGACGCCATGACTTCCGGACTGGCACCGGGCAGGCTCGCCTGCACGACGATCACCGGGAAGTCCATTTGCGGCAACGGCGCCACCGGCAGCAAACCGAAACTCACACCGCCGAGCAACATGATCGCCAGGCTCAGGAGCATGGTCGCGACCGGGCGCTTGATGAAAGGACCAGAAAGATTCATTGACCGCGAACCCCGACTTCACACAATTCCCCTGTTGGAGTGAGCCTGCTCGCGATAGCGGTGTTTCTGTTTACATTGATGTTGCAGGTGCTGGCCTCATCGCGAGCAGGCTCACTCCTACACGGGTTATGTGTACGGACAGTCATACCGAGACCTCTTCGGTGTCGGCATCGGTTTTACCGAAACGACGGCCGAGACGGTCGAAATACAGGTAGATCACCGGTGTGGTGAACAGCGTCAGCACCTGGCTCACCAGCAAGCCACCGACCATCACCAGACCCAGCGGTTGACGCAATTCAGCCCCGGAACCGGTCGCCAGCATCAACGGCACCGCACCGAACAGTGCCGCCAGTGTGGTCATCAGAATCGGCCGGAACCGCAGCAGTGCCGCCTGATAGATCGCCTCCTCGGGCGCCATGCCCTGATTGCGTTCGGCATCGAGGGCAAAGTCGATCATCATGATCGCGTTCTTCTTGACGATGCCGATCAGCAAGATGATGCCGATGATCGCGATCATGCCCAGGTCGTTGCCGCTGAGCAGCAACGCCAGCAAGGCGCCGACCGCCGCCGACGGCAGGGTCGAAAGAATGGTGATTGGGTGGATGTAGCTCTCGTACAGCACGCCGAGCACGATGTACATGGTCACCACCGCCGCCAGAATCAGCAGCAAGGTGCTCGACAACGAAGCCTGGAACGCTTCGGCCGCGCCCTGGAACTGGGTCTGCACGCCAACCGGCATGCCGATGTCTTTCTGGACCTGCTCGATGATGTCTACCGCGTGCCCCAGCGCGACACCCGGGGCGAGGTTGAACGACATCATCACCGCCGGAAACTGGCCGATGTGGGTGATCGCCAGTTGCGCCTGACGTTCTTCGACGTGGGCCAGACTCGACAGGCGAACTTGCGCACCATCGGTGGTTTTGACGTGAATCTGATCCAGCGCCTGCGGGCCAATCTTCTCCCCGGCCTGCGCTTGCAGGACCACGCGGTACTGACTGGCCTGCGTGTAGATGGTCGAAATCTGCCGCTGGCCGAAGGCGTCGTACAGCGCATCGGTGATGTTTGCCACCGAAACGCCGAGGCGCGAAGCGGCATCGCGGTCGATGACCAGATAGACCTGCAAGCCTTTGTCCTGCAAATCACTGGCAACGTCGGTCAGTTCGGGACGCTGCGCCAGAGCCTCGACCAGTCGCCCGCTCCATTCGCTGAGCAATTCGGAATCCGGCGAAGACATGCTGAACTGGTACTGCGTACGACTGACCCGATCTTCAATGGTCAGGTCCTGTACAGGCTGCATGAACAGGCGAATGCCGACGAGTTTGTCCAGTTGCGGTTGCAGGCGCGCAATGA
Protein-coding sequences here:
- a CDS encoding efflux RND transporter permease subunit translates to MNLSGPFIKRPVATMLLSLAIMLLGGVSFGLLPVAPLPQMDFPVIVVQASLPGASPEVMASTVATPLERSFGAIAGVNTMSSRSSQGSTRVILQFDLDRDINGAAREVQAAINASRNLLPSGMRSMPTYKKVNPSQAPIMVLSLTSDVLEKGQLYDLASTILSQSLSQVQGVGEVQIGGSSLPAVRIELEPQALNQYGVALDDVRKTIADANVRRPKGSVEDGQRLWQIQANDQLEKAKDYESLIIHYADGAALRLKDVAKVSDGVEDRYNSGFFNDDAAVLLVINRQAGANIIETVNEIKAQLPALQAVLPASVKLNLAMDRSPVIKATLHEAEMTLLIAVALVILVVFLFLGNFRASLIPTLAVPVSLVGTFAVMYLYGFSLNNLSLMALILATGLVVDDAIVVLENISRHIDEGVKPMQAAYLGAKEVGFTLLSMNVSLVAVFLSILFMGGIVESLFREFSITLAAAIVVSLVVSLTLTPMLCARWLKPHTPGQENRLQRWSRQTNDWMVGKYATSLDWVLRHRRLTLLSLIITVGVNVALYVVVPKTFMPQQDTGQLIGFVRGDDGLSFSVMQPKMETFRRAVLKDEAVESVAGFIGGTNGTNNAFMLVRLKPIKERQLSAQKVIERLRKEMPKVAGAQLMLMADQDLQFGGGREQTTSQYSYILQSGDLGELRKWYPKVVAALRALPELTAIDAREGKGAQQVTLIVDRDQAKRLGVDMNMVTAVLNNAYSQRQISTIYDSLNQYQVVMEVNPKYAQDPVTLKQVQVITADGARIPLSTIAHYESSLEDDRVSHEGQFASEDISFDMAEGVTVEQGSAAIERAIAKLGLPEDVIAKMAGTADAFAATQKSQPFMILGALLAVYLVLGVLYESYIHPLTILSTLPSAGVGALLSIYALGGEFSLISLLGLFLLIGVVKKNAILMIDLALQLERHHGMTPLESIRSACLQRLRPILMTTLAAILGALPLLLSRAEGAEMRQPLGLTIIGGLIFSQVLTLYTTPVVYLYLDKLRHRFNKWRGVRTDAALETPL
- a CDS encoding efflux transporter outer membrane subunit, coding for MTDQSLIQLATVRGSRLLSLSLCVAMLSACAVGPDYQRPQTAEIVQYKEAEGWRQANPSDSLARGAWWELYGDQQLNGLVEKLNSSNQTVAQSEAQYRQAQALVRSARGAFYPNVDLSLGKTRSSQGTGSSSSSLSSSSSGIRDTYNAELGVSWEADIWGKLRRGLEADKASAQASFADLAAMRLSQQSELVQNYLQLRVIDQQKRLLESTVAAYEKSLKMTQNQYRAGVSGRDAVAQAQTQLKSTQADLVDLIWQRAQFENAIAVLTGQAPADFNIAETQTIPNLPQVPLSLPSQLLERRPDIASAERSVIAANANIGVAKAAYYPDLSLSLSGGYSSSTSKDLISLPNRFWSVGPKLDLPLFDGGIRSAEVDRTEAVYDQTVAKYRQTVLDGFREVENYLVQLKVYEDEAAVRQEALDAARDSLRLTENQYKAGLIAYIDVVVVQATALSNERTVLNILQSRLIASVQLIAALGGGWDGDLDVSDNKK